A genomic segment from Aspergillus puulaauensis MK2 DNA, chromosome 1, nearly complete sequence encodes:
- the MRPL51 gene encoding mitochondrial 54S ribosomal protein mL43 (BUSCO:EOG092656JA;~COG:J;~EggNog:ENOG410PP1D;~InterPro:IPR039927,IPR036249,IPR007741;~PFAM:PF05047;~go_function: GO:0003735 - structural constituent of ribosome [Evidence IEA];~go_process: GO:0032543 - mitochondrial translation [Evidence IEA]), whose amino-acid sequence MPVKGIRTVAAARNGVGAFILQCKRLDFHYCDWAGSSRGMLAFLKHSLPAFAQENPQIEIRVSPRPHKHPIIKGHYINGREKAICVRNLEPEQVFQKANLLKQASGEKLKRTKKPVTSINDSVRGIWSPYHGDLRSV is encoded by the exons ATGCCGGTAAAAGGAATTCGAACAGTAGCTGCTGCTAGG AACGGCGTGGGCGCCTTCATCCTGCAGTGCAAGCGCCTTGACTTCCACTACTGCGACTGGGCGGGCAGTTCTCGGGGAATGCT GGCGTTCTTGAAACACTCCCTCCCAGCTTTCGCGCAAGAAAACCCTCAGATCGAGATCCGAGTTTCACCACGACCTCACAAGCACCCGATCATCAAGGGCCACTATATCAACGGACGTGAGAAGGCGATTTGTGTGCGGAACCTCGAACCCGAACAAGTCTTCCAGAAGGCCAATCTGTTGAAGCAGGCCAGTGGCGAGAAGTTGAAGCGCACCAAGAAGCCCGTTACGAGTATCAACGACAGTGTGCGTGGCATCTGGTCTCCTTACCATGGAGACCTCCGGTCGGTTTGA
- a CDS encoding putative RING finger domain protein (COG:O;~EggNog:ENOG410PSRD;~InterPro:IPR038886,IPR017907), whose protein sequence is MNSDSGVQFIARRRKRPRQEHSATHSTSTSTSRPTLPPLAMPPARYAGDGLDFRRPAAGPPVPPEEDSEVIDLTNEPDSPELPRRQIPESSRRQPRPPRFGREIMADVVNLEDEEEEQEPDPPSSPEVQFLSSTVRPPRPPPPARTQSLTASNFWRLLPLPQMFRSTNDPRYRREVPWRAASHLSRGDLETLWIGEDAGGPMDLTINLDNAEWELLGLPDIDRPERERPRSSYKAPTPAPEGFTRSLAEDDVATCPNCDEELGTGNDIKQQIWVAKQCGHVYCGECATNRSLTRAKKANAKTRPFAKCQVADCGKPVSAPKAMFQVYL, encoded by the exons ATGAATAGCGATTCCGGGGTCCAGTTTATCGCTCGGCGAAGAAAG CGACCCCGTCAAGAACACTCAGCAACCcactcaacttcaacttcaacgtCTCGCCCTACCCTCCCTCCACTAGCCATGCCTCCAGCCCGCTACGCTGGCGATGGCCTCGATTTCCGCCGGCCCGCAGCGGGGCCTCCTGTGCCGCCAGAAGAGGATTCGGAAGTTATTGATTTAACGAATGAGCCGGATTCACCAGAGCTTCCCAGGCGGCAAATTCCTGAAAGCAGTAGACGACAACCTCGGCCACCTCGATTTGGACGAGAGATAATGGCAGACGTCGTCAACttagaagacgaggaagaggaacagGAACCAGATCCTCCAAGCAGCCCGGAAGTTCAGTTTCTCTCTTCAACTGTAcggccgccacggccgccaccaccagcaaggacgcAAAGTCTCACGGCCTCTAATTTCTGGCGCCTCCTGCCACTACCGCAGATGTTCAGATCTACAAATGACCCGCGCTATCGGCGAGAAGTTCCATGGAGGGCAGCATCACATCTCTCGCGCGGGGACTTAGAAACCCTGTGGATCGGGGAAGATGCTGGTGGGCCGATGGACCTAACCATCAACTTGGATAATGCGGAATGGGAATTACTGGGGCTGCCAGATATAGATAGACCTGAACGGGAGCGGCCAAGAAGCTCCTACAAGGCTCCGACCCCGGCGCCAGAAGGCTTCACAAGGAGTCtcgccgaggatgatgtcgCTACTTGCCCTAACTGTGATGAAGAGCTTGGAACGGGCAATGACATTAAACAACAAATATGGGTGGCGAAACAATGTGGACAT GTATATTGCGGAGAATGTGCAACCAATCGTTCTCTAACTCGGGCGAAAAAAGCAAACGCAAAGACAAGGCCATTCGCGAAATGTCAAGTTGCCGATTGTGGAAAGCCTGTTAGCGCTCCTAAAGCAATGTTTCAAGTATATTTATGA
- a CDS encoding pre-mRNA-processing factor 19 family protein (BUSCO:EOG092642I5;~COG:A;~EggNog:ENOG410PK49;~InterPro:IPR038959,IPR024977,IPR003613,IPR036322, IPR015943,IPR013915,IPR001680,IPR017986,IPR013083;~PFAM:PF12894,PF08606,PF00400;~go_component: GO:0000974 - Prp19 complex [Evidence IEA];~go_function: GO:0004842 - ubiquitin-protein transferase activity [Evidence IEA];~go_function: GO:0005515 - protein binding [Evidence IEA];~go_function: GO:0061630 - ubiquitin protein ligase activity [Evidence IEA];~go_process: GO:0000398 - mRNA splicing, via spliceosome [Evidence IEA];~go_process: GO:0006281 - DNA repair [Evidence IEA];~go_process: GO:0016567 - protein ubiquitination [Evidence IEA]) encodes MLCAISGEAPQEPVVSPKSGSVFEKRLIEAYIAENGKDPVTGDELSTDELIEVKTQRVVRPRPPTLTSIPSLLSVFQEEWDALALETYTLRQTLAQTRQELSAALYQHDAAVRVIARLTKERDEARDALSKVTVGARASGAGDAMQVDSAGLPEEVLARVESTQASLSKSRRKRPVPEGWATSEAISAYKPSESTEPFYPGGKTLSVNSSGDSALVETAEGIVGVFSLSQKQVIQTLQISGPVTDAIWAGEKAVVASSTGTVQVFEGNKEVASFNSHAGAATSLALHATGDIVASVGADKSYVLYDLTTNAVIVQNFNDASLLSVQFHPDGHLLAAGGADSQIKIYDIKTGAVAANYDLGGPVKRVFFSENGTFLAAVTANSTMVSIWDLRSSKEVKVLETGSQVESIHWDYTGQFLLTGGPSGLTVQQYSKAAKAWSEPLRSAVPAAAVAWGSAAQSIVALNTDGGISVLTAQ; translated from the exons ATGCTGTGCGCAA TTTCGGGAGAGGCACCGCAAGAGCCTGTCGTCTCGCCTAAGAGCG GCAGCGTCTTTGAGAAGCGTCTCATTGAGGCTTACATCGCCGAGAATGGCAAGGATCCGGTGACCGGGGATGAACTTTCTACAGACGAACTCATTGAGGTCAAAACCCAGCGCGTCGTCCGACCCCGACCTCCCACACTCACTTCGATTCCCTCGTTGCTCAGCGTGTTTCAGGAAGAATGGGACGCTCTGGCTTTGGAGACATACACACTGCGCCAGACCCTAGCTCAAACGCGACAGGAGTTGAGTGCAGCGCTATATCAGCACGATGCAGCCGTGCGAGTGATTGCGCGGTTGACCAAGGAAAGAGATGAGGCTCGCGACGCGCTATCTAAGGTCACTGTTGGCGCAAGGGCTTCTGGAGCCGGGGATGCCATGCAGGTGGACTCAGCTGGACTGCCTGAGGAGGTTTTGGCGAGAGTGGAGAGCACGCAGGCATC ACTCTCTAAGTCTCGCCGCAAGCGTCCTGTTCCCGAAGGATGGGCGACCAGCGAAGCTATTTCCGCCTATAAGCCGAGCGAGAGCACCGAACCCTTTTACCCCGGTGGAAAAACGTTATCGGTTAACTCATCCGGCGATTCAGCCCTTGTCGAGACCGCAGAGGGTATTGTTGGCGTTTTCTCTCTGTCTCAGAAACAGGTTATTCAAACTCTTCAGATAAGTGGCCCGGTCACGGATGCAATTTGGGCTGGTGAGAAAGCGGTTGTCGCTTCCTCCACGGGCACTGTGCAGGTCTTTGAGGGCAACAAGGAGGTTGCAAGTTTTAACTCCCATGCCGGTGCAGCTACGAGCCTCGCTCTGCATGCGACCGGTGATATTGTTGCATCCGTTGGAGCAGACAAGAGCTACGTCCTGTATGATCTGACTACAAACGCAGTCATCGTGCAGAATTTCAATGACGCAT CCCTTCTCTCGGTACAATTCCACCCTGACGGCCACCTCCTCGCCGCTGGTGGTGCGGACAGTCAGATTAAGATCTATGACATCAAAACGGGCGCCGTTGCCGCAAATTACGACCTCGGCGGTCCCGTGAAGCGAGTTTTCTTCTCAGAAAATGGAACCTTCCTGGCCGCGGTGACAGCGAACTCTACCATGGTTTCTATCTGGGATCTACGCAGCTCTAAGGAAGTCAAGGTTCTAGAAACGGGCAGCCAGGTCGAATCAATCCACTGGGACTACACAGGACAATTCCTACTCACCGGTGGCCCTAGCGGGTTAACCGTCCAGCAGTACTCTAAGGCCGCGAAGGCCTGGTCAGAGCCCTTGCGTAGTGCAGTGcctgcggctgctgttgccTGGGGCTCTGCTGCTCAAAGCATCGTGGCGCTGAATACTGATGGCGGAATCTCAGTCTTGACAGCGCAGTAA
- a CDS encoding DUF4604 domain-containing protein (COG:S;~EggNog:ENOG410PYIU;~InterPro:IPR027911;~PFAM:PF15377) produces MSYNAKNLAYDAKEPAFLQRLKGQYGNTSGGLERPISQRPRRVRDDNEDDGPTYVDAESNEVITKEDYEAMVNGGGDQESEQPENGVKDKDAAAEEAGNSKKKTEGSTSKQNMAEIGGPRKRKQAKVVGDEDEVQEPKSEPVRPKDPGPRKPKQKKKKIKLSFEE; encoded by the exons ATGTCATACAACGCGAAAAACCTCGCCTATG ACGCGAAGGAGCCTGCGTTTCTGCAGCGACTAAAGGGCCAATACGGAAATACCTCTGGCGGCCTAGAGCGCCCAATATCACAACGACCTCGCCGGGTACGAGACGATAACGAGGATGACGGACCTACATACGTCGATGCGGAGAGCAACGAAGTGATAACCAAGGAGGACTacgaggccatggtgaatGGCGGTGGCGACCAAGAATCCGAACAGCCTGAGAATGGTGTAAAGGACAAGGACGCCGCTGCCGAGGAGGCTGGAAactccaagaagaagacggaAGGGTCAACATCAAAGCAAAACATGGCAGAGATTGGAGGACCTCGAAAGCGAAAGCAAGCAAAAGTCgttggggatgaagatgaagttcaAGAGCCTAAAAGTGAGCCAGTGCGGCCAAAAGACCCAGGGCCTCGAAAGCcgaaacagaaaaagaagaaaataaagcTCTCCTTTGAAGAGTAA
- the RIA1 gene encoding GTPase RIA1 (BUSCO:EOG09260BSW;~COG:J;~EggNog:ENOG410PIA1;~InterPro:IPR000640,IPR035647,IPR005225,IPR027417, IPR000795,IPR020568,IPR014721,IPR009000;~PFAM:PF00009,PF00679;~go_function: GO:0003924 - GTPase activity [Evidence IEA];~go_function: GO:0005525 - GTP binding [Evidence IEA]), translating into MPVVSVEDLVRLQQKPDDIRNICILAHVDHGKTSLTDSLIATNGIISPKLAGKIRYLDSRPDEQLRGITMESSAISLFFSMMRRSAPDAQPEAKEYLINLIDSPGHIDFSSEVSTASRLCDGAVVLVDAVEGVCSQTVTVLRQTWVEQLKPILVINKMDRLVTELQMTPAEAYSHLSRLLEQVNAVIGSFYQGERMEEDLQWRERMEERVNAATQQKQTQDGESVDGSVDGAQFEERDDEDLYFAPEKNNVIFCSAVDGWAFTVRQFAAIYEKKLGIKRSVLEKVLWGDYYLDSKTKRVLGQKHLKGRALKPMFVQLVLDSVWAAYEATTGGGKGKGDPALLEKITKSLNINIPPYILRSRDPKNIMTTLFSQWLPLSTALLVSVIEYLPSPRAAQASRLPPMIEESPGSKFVDTKIKDAMVQFKTGADEPVVAYVSKMAAIPESELLASKKTSATTMSADEAREIARRKREEIAKMQAEAAGNNQDDDFSRVTSAFEKATVDDAEEGEQDQKEDPEHLIGFARLYSGTLSVGDSIYVLPPKFSPENLHASPEPQKVIVTDLYLLMGRSLEPLKSVPAGAVFGIGGLAGHILKTGTLCSQLDGSINLAGVSLDTPPIVRVALEPVNPSDLSKMVTGLRLLEQSDPCALYEVLPNGEHVILTAGELHLERCLKDLRERFAKCEIQTGQTIVPYRETIVNAPEMAAPKNPELGRGGILTVSGSKQLTVRLRVVPLPEVVTEFFTKHVGTIKRLQSEKRTPKADGEPDSTQQDEATDAAGEARDVTLLSLEDFKKELNKTFEEVKEDKELWKDVVERVIAFGPRRIGPNILVDATAVNTCEKFLLDDHKQQPSILPETASRDALTVRDFSDKITYAFQLAMGQGPLCQEPIQGTAVFLEEIQIDASENEIDMGRLTGETIRLVRESISQGFLDWSPRIMLAMYSCEIQASTEVLGRVYGVITRRRGRILSETMKEGTPFFTIVSLLPVAESFGFAEEIRKRTSGAAQPQLIFAGFEALDQDPFWVPATEEELEDLGELADRENVAKMYVDAVRARKGLFVQGRKLIDAEKQKTLKK; encoded by the exons ATGCCTGTTGTCAGCGTCGAAGATCTCGTCCGTCTGCAGCAGAAGCCAGACGATATTCGAAAT ATATGTATTCTAGCACACGTT GATCATGGGAAAACATCACTGACAGACAGTCTTATCGCCACGAATGGCATCATCTCGCCCAAGCTGGCGGGCAAGATCCGCTATCTGGACTCACGTCCGGATGAGCAACTGCGCGGAATCACCATGGAGTCTTCTGCGAtttcgctcttcttctccatgatGCGGCGCTCTGCGCCAGACGCCCAGCCAGAGGCGAAGGAGTACCTCATCAACTTGATCGACTCTCCCGGGCACATCGACTTTAGCAGCGAGGTATCAACAGCCTCGCGCCTCTGCGATGGGGCAGTGGTCCTAGTCGATGCTGTAGAGGGTGTCTGCAGCCAGACAGTGACTGTTCTGCGCCAAACATGGGTTGAACAGCTGAAGCCGATTCTAGTCATCAACAAAATGGACCGACTAGTTACTGAATTACAGATGACCCCGGCAGAGGCTTACTCACATCTGAGCAGGCTCCTAGAGCAGGTAAATGCTGTGATTGGTAGCTTTTATCAGGGTGAACGGATGGAAGAAGACCTCCAGTGGCGAGAGCGTATGGAAGAGCGTGTCAATGCCGCAACCCAGCAGAAGCAAACTCAAGATGGTGAATCTGTCGATGGAAGCGTTGATGGCGCACAATTCGAGGAAcgtgacgatgaagatctATACTTCGCACCTGAGAAAAACAACGTTATCTTCTGCAGTGCTGTCGACGGCTGGGCGTTCACTGTTCGACAATTCGCGGCAATTTACGAGAAAAAGCTCGGAATCAAGAGATCTGTTCTTGAAAAAGTTCTTTGGGGAGATTACTATCTCGATTCCAAGACTAAAAGAGTTCTGGGTCAGAAGCACCTGAAGGGCCGGGCTTTGAAGCCCATGTTTGTCCAGCTGGTGCTGGATAGCGTCTGGGCTGCGTACGAGGCCACCACTGGCGGTGGTAAAGGAAAAGG CGACCCCGCATTGCTAGAGAAGATCACAAAGTCGctgaatatcaacatccCGCCATACATTCTACGCTCTCGCGATCCTAAAAACATCATGACCACATTGTTTTCACAGTGGCTACCACTCTCTACAGCACTCTTGGTGTCAGTCATCGAATACTTACCAAGCCCCAGGGCAGCCCAAGCCTCTCGATTACCGCCAATGATCGAGGAGTCACCGGGATCAAAGTTTGTGGATACAAAGATAAAGGACGCAATGGTTCAATTCAAGACCGGCGCCGATGAACCGGTTGTGGCATATGTCAGCAAGATGGCCGCCATCCCAGAGAGCGAACTGCTAGCAAGCAAAAAGACATCTGCAACGACCATGTCCGCCGATGAAGCCAGAGAAATAGCccggagaaagagagaagagatcGCCAAGATGCAAGCAGAAGCCGCTGGTAATAACCAAGACGACGACTTCTCTCGAGTAACTTCCGCGTTCGAGAAAGCCACAGTAgatgatgctgaagaaggcgagcaaGATCAGAAAGAAGACCCTGAGCATCTAATCGGGTTTGCACGTCTCTATTCTGGAACGCTTTCAGTCGGTGATTCTATCTACGTTCTGCCACCCAAGTTTTCACCTGAAAACTTGCACGCAAGCCCGGAACCGCAAAAGGTGATCGTGACAGACCTCTATCTACTCATGGGAAGAAGTCTCGAGCCCCTCAAATCTGTTCCTGCGGGTGCCGTCTTTGGAATCGGAGGTCTCGCCGGTCACATCTTGAAGACGGGCACTTTATGTTCACAGCTTGATGGAAGTATCAACTTGGCCGGTGTCTCCCTGGACACCCCACCAATCGTGCGAGTGGCTCTCGAGCCCGTAAACCCGTCTGATCTTAGCAAGATGGTCACAGGTCTGCGTTTACTCGAACAGAGCGACCCATGTGCATTATACGAAGTCCTTCCAAACGGAGAACATGTGATCCTAACCGCAGGAGAACTGCACCTTGAGCGCTGCTTGAAGGATCTCCGTGAACGGTTCGCGAAATGCGAGATCCAAACCGGCCAGACCATCGTACCCTACCGAGAGACCATTGTCAATGCTCCCGAAATGGCGGCTCCCAAGAACCCAGAACtagggagaggaggaatttTAACTGTCTCTGGGTCGAAGCAGTTGACCGTTCGGCTACGTGTCGTCCCTCTGCCGGAAGTTGTCACGGAATTCTTCACCAAACATGTTGGAACAATCAAGCGGTTACAGTCTGAGAAGCGAACCCCAAAGGCAGATGGTGAGCCTGATAGTACGCAACAGGACGAGGCCACCGATGCCGCAGGCGAGGCAAGAGACGTCACCCTTCTCTCTCTCGAAGATTTCAAGAAGGAACTCAACAAGACcttcgaagaagtcaaggaagacaaggaaCTATGGAAGGACGTCGTCGAGAGGGTCATAGCCTTTGGTCCCCGCAGAATAGGGCCTAACATCCTCGTCGATGCAACAGCAGTCAACACATGCGAGAAATT CCTTCTCGATGACCACAAACAACAGCCCAGCATCCTCCCCGAAACCGCCAGCCGCGACGCCCTCACCGTCCGCGACTTCTCCGACAAAATCACATACGCCTTCCAGCTCGCCATGGGCCAAGGTCCACTCTGTCAAGAACCCATTCAAGGAACAGCCGTCTTCCTCGAGGAGATCCAAATCGACGCCTCAGAAAACGAGATTGATATGGGCCGTCTAACTGGCGAGACGATCCGTCTCGTCCGCGAAAGTATCTCCCAGGGTTTCTTGGACTGGAGTCCTCGGATTATGCTTGCTATGTATAGTTGCGAGATTCAGGCGTCTA CTGAGGTGCTCGGCCGCGTCTACGGCGTAATAACCCGACGCCGAGGACGCATTCTCTCGGAAACAATGAAAGAGGGAACGCCGTTCTTCACAATcgtctctctcctccccgtGGCGGAATCCTTCGGGTTCGCTGAAGAAATCCGTAAGCGGACATCCGGCGCCGCGCAGCCGCAACTTATCTTCGCGGGCTTCGAGGCCCTCGACCAAGACCCCTTCTGGGTTCCGGCTACggaagaggagttggaggatttgggcgAGCTTGCGGATCGGGAGAATGTGGCGAAGATGTATGTTGACGCTGTTAGGGCGAGGAAGGGACTGTTTGTTcaggggaggaagttgattgatgcagagaagcagaagacgtTGAAAAAGTAG
- the CSL4 gene encoding exosome non-catalytic core subunit CSL4 (BUSCO:EOG092653O3;~COG:J;~EggNog:ENOG410PM0J;~InterPro:IPR019495,IPR025721,IPR039771,IPR012340;~PFAM:PF10447,PF14382;~go_component: GO:0000178 - exosome (RNase complex) [Evidence IEA];~go_function: GO:0003723 - RNA binding [Evidence IEA];~go_process: GO:0006396 - RNA processing [Evidence IEA]) — protein sequence MANSLPSLAIPGQRLGAAATFSAGPGTHVHHSHIYASIAGPVFVDQAEPKSQAKSVLSVSRTARKATTATGTSTPTAPAQTTISNPKSKYNTLPAVDAVVLARVTRVQKRQATVSILVVLDDSKSSQALNPSQSASDNDNIESILSSAANPENHSSSDELRFQALIRKEDVRAVEKDRVAMDEMFRVGDIVRGTVISLGDQSFYYLTTARNDLGVVMARSEAGNMMFPVSWKEMRDPVTGAAEQRKVARPF from the coding sequence ATGGCAAACTCCCTACCGTCTCTGGCTATCCCAGGCCAGCGCCTAGGGGCAGCTGCGACTTTCTCCGCTGGCCCTGGGACCCATGTTCACCACTCCCACATCTATGCATCGATCGCCGGACCGGTCTTTGTTGATCAGGCGGAGCCAAAGTCTCAAGCAAAGTCAGTACTCAGTGTTTCGAGAACAGCGAGGAAGGCTACAACGGCGACGGGCACATCCACACCTACCGCGCCTGCACAAACCACAATTTCAAACCCGAAATCCAAGTACAACACACTCCCAGCCGTCGATGCAGTCGTCCTAGCCCGTGTAACCCGCGTTCAGAAACGGCAAGCAACGGTCTCAATACTCGTCGTCTTAGACGACTCCAAGAGCTCTCAGGCATTGAACCCCTCACAGTCGGCGTCGGATAACGATAACATCGAATCGATCctatcctccgccgcaaacCCCGAGAACCACAGCAGCTCTGACGAGCTTCGATTCCAAGCGCTTATCCGGAAGGAGGACGTGCGCGCCGTCGAGAAAGATCGGGTTGCCATGGATGAGATGTTTCGGGTTGGAGATATTGTTCGCGGGACGGTGATTTCTCTCGGCGACCAGAGCTTCTATTATCTTACGACTGCAAGAAATGACCTCGGCGTTGTCATGGCTCGCAGCGAGGCGGGTAACATGATGTTCCCTGTTAGCTGGAAGGAGATGAGAGACCCTGTTACGGGGGCTGCAGAGCAGAGGAAGGTGGCAAGGCCTTTTTGA
- the vac8 gene encoding protein anchor VAC8 (BUSCO:EOG09261JUE;~COG:U;~EggNog:ENOG410PG4R;~InterPro:IPR016024,IPR011989,IPR000225;~PFAM:PF04826,PF13513,PF00514;~go_function: GO:0005515 - protein binding [Evidence IEA]) gives MAGIANACLSGLSTVDRYCRITACLGACLSPFGGRSREGIYDTTLADNEREAVSDLLGYLENRAETDFFSGEPLRALSTLVYSENVDLQRSASLTFAEITERDVREVDRDTLEPILFLLQSSDIEVQRAASAALGNLAVNADNKVLIVALGGLAPLIKQMMSPNVEVQCNAVGCITNLATHEDNKAKIARSGALGPLIRLAKSKDMRVQRNATGALLNMTHSDDNRQQLVNAGAIPVLVQLLSSSDVDVQYYCTTALSNIAVDSSNRKRLAQTESRLVQSLVHLMDSSTPKVQCQAALALRNLASDEKYQLEIVRAKGLPPLLRLLQSSYLPLILSAVACIRNISIHPLNESPIIDAGFLKPLVDLLGSTDNEEIQCHAISTLRNLAASSDRNKELVLQAGAVQKCKDLVLRVPISVQSEMTAAIAVLALSDDLKPHLLNLGVFDVLIPLTESDSIEVQGNSAAALGNLSSKVGDYTIFVRDWADPNGGIYGYLKRFLASGDPTFQHIAIWTLLQLLESEDQRLLGYIASSEDLVHMVKSISDKNIESDEEDTEDGEAEVIALARRCLEFLGGGPKQTLVEG, from the exons ATGGCCGGAATCGCGAATGCATGTCTCTCTGGCCTGTCGACAGTCGACCGTTATTGCCGAATCACCGCCTGCCTTGGGGCCTGCCTTAGTCCTTTCGGCGGTCGCTCAAGAGAAGGAATTTATGACACAACGTTGGCGGACAATGAACGGGAAGCTGTATCTGATCTGTTAGGCTACCTTGAAAAC AGAGCTGAAACGGACTTCTTCTCCGGCGAGCCCCTTCGTGCTCTGAGCACTCTAGTCTACTCCGAAAATGTAGACCTCCAACGAAGCGCCAGTCTAACATTCGCTGAGATCACAGAACGAG ATGTGCGCGAAGTCGATAGGGACACTCTCGAACCAATCCTTTTCCTGCTACAGAGTTCTGATATCGAGGTTCAACGGGCTGCAAGTGCGGCTCTTGGTAACCTTGCGGTGAATG CGGATAACAAGGTGTTGATCGTTGCCCTAGGAGGGCTTGCCCCGTTAATAAAGCAAATGATGTCGCCTAACGTTGAGGTTCAGTGTAATGCAGTCGGCTGCATTACTAACCTTGCTACCCATGAAGATAACAAGGCTAAGATTGCCCGGTCCGGCGCCCTGGGCCCGCTAATTCGCCTCGCGAAGTCAAAAGATATGCGTGTACAGCGCAATGCGACAGGGGCCCTTCTGAACATGACACATTCAG ACGACAACAGGCAACAGCTTGTCAATGCTGGTGCGATTCCGGTCCTCGTTCAATTGCTTTCTTCCTCCGACGTCGATGTCCAGTACTATTGCACGACTGCCCTTAGTAACATTGCCGTTGATTCGTCAAATCGCAAACGACTTGCCCAAACAGAGTCACGATTGGTCCAGTCGCTCGTGCATTTAATGGACTCGTCTACCCCGAAAGTGCAGTGCCAGGCTGCTCTAGCTCTTCGAAACCTTGCATCCGACGAAAAGTACCAGCTTGAGATTGTTCGCGCCAAAGGGTTACCGCCTCTACTCCGCCTCCTACAGTCATCCTATCTCCCTCTCATTCTCTCCGCAGTTGCCTGCATTCGTAATATCTCAATTCACCCTCTCAACGAATCGCCTATTATCGACGCCGGATTCCTTAAGCCGCTGGTTGATCTTTTGGGATCAACAGATAATGAAGAAATTCAATGCCACGCTATCTCTACCCTTCGAAATCTTGCCGCTAGCTCGGACCGCAACAAAGAGCTTGTCCTTCAAGCTGGTGCAGTCCAAAAGTGTAAAGATCTTGTCCTCCGCGTACCCATCAGTGTTCAGTCCGAAATGACTGCTGCTATAGCCGTCTTGGCTCTTAGCGATGACCTGAAaccccatcttctcaatcttGGTGTCTTCGATGTGTTGATTCCTTTGACGGAGTCTGACAGCATTGAAGTTCAAGGAAACAGCGCTGCCGCGCTAGGCAATCTTTCATCCAAAG TTGGAGACTACACTATCTTTGTCCGAGACTGGGCGGATCCCAACGGCGGTATCTACGGCTACCTAAAGCGATTTCTTGCTAGCGGAGACCCTACTTTCCAGCATATCGCCATCTGGAcacttcttcaacttcttgaGTCTGAGGACCAGCGCCTTCTAGGCTATATTGCCAGCTCAGAGGATCTTGTTCATATGGTTAAGTCAATATCTGACAAGAACATTGAgtccgatgaagaagatacGGAGGACGGCGAAGCCGAGGTTATTGCGTTGGCGCGGCGATGCCTCGAGTTTCTCGGAGGCGGGCCTAAACAGACTCTGGTAGAAGGTTAA